The Armatimonas rosea genome includes a window with the following:
- a CDS encoding glycoside hydrolase family 95 protein produces the protein MSNPTLRYHAPATRWEFEALPIGNGRLGAMLFGGIGEEHIQFNEQSLWSGDNNWDGEYQTGDHGFGAYRTFGDVFVHFDGGTAMAKVSSPTGHEAGDGYSNPIDATWDGDSNTKWCIANPGARVQWQVALPKAQAVRSYALTSANDVPARDPQDWVLEGSVDGKSWVELDKQSLGKPFEQRFQTRTFAIAQPRAFAFYRFTFASKNAPHFQVAGVALEGVSLGASQETLPDYRRELDLITGIHTTSFTRDGVTFVRAAFASRPAQVVVFRYTASKKSALTGSLRLKSGQGAAVTARGNELLFDGVMANGLKHAAVVRVLTTGGKLGTEGDALTFSGCDSLTLLLNARTSYKPDFASNWRGDAPLPRLLNELAAAQGKSYTVLKNAHTKDLTGLLGRASLELGVTDAAVRTKPTDERLKLYAKGGSDPELEVTLFQYGRYLLASCSRPGGLPANLQGLWNESNNPAWASDYHNNINVQMNYWAAETTNLSECHTPLMDYIVAQAEPCRIATRRAFGEKTRGWTARTSQNIFGGNGWEWNIPASAWYAQHAWEHYAFTLDKAYLKKTAYPILKEVCQYWEDHLKRLPDGTLVAPNGWSPEHGPHEDGVMMDQQLIWDLFQNYLDAAKALGADTDYQARIAEMQSKLAPNKIGRWGQLQEWQADRDDPKDTHRHTSHLFAVYPGRQISQEKTPELARAAIKSLRARCNDYSASGDETGKPFAVETTIGDSRRSWTWPWRACLWARLGESERAYISVRGLLTYNTLPNLFANHPPFQLDGNFGISAAFAEILLQSHAGVIELLPALPKAWAKNGSFTGLKARGNLTVDCTWKDGKVTAFTVSSPTPASVRVAVNGKVQELKAQVRHK, from the coding sequence ATGAGTAACCCAACCCTGCGCTACCATGCCCCGGCCACCCGCTGGGAGTTCGAGGCGCTTCCTATCGGCAACGGGCGCCTTGGCGCGATGCTCTTTGGCGGTATCGGTGAGGAGCACATCCAGTTCAACGAGCAGAGCCTCTGGAGCGGCGACAACAACTGGGACGGCGAGTACCAGACCGGCGACCATGGCTTCGGTGCCTACCGGACCTTTGGCGATGTGTTCGTCCACTTCGATGGTGGCACGGCCATGGCAAAAGTGTCGTCGCCGACCGGCCACGAGGCGGGCGATGGCTACAGCAACCCGATCGACGCCACCTGGGACGGCGACTCCAACACCAAGTGGTGCATCGCCAATCCGGGAGCACGGGTGCAGTGGCAAGTGGCCTTGCCGAAGGCGCAGGCTGTGCGCTCGTATGCCCTCACCAGCGCCAACGATGTCCCTGCCCGCGACCCACAGGACTGGGTTCTAGAGGGCTCGGTGGATGGCAAGAGCTGGGTGGAGCTGGACAAGCAGAGCCTCGGCAAGCCCTTTGAGCAGCGCTTCCAGACCCGCACGTTTGCGATTGCACAGCCGAGGGCCTTTGCCTTCTATCGCTTCACCTTCGCGTCGAAAAACGCCCCGCACTTCCAGGTCGCCGGAGTCGCACTGGAGGGGGTGAGCCTCGGAGCAAGCCAGGAAACCCTCCCCGACTACCGGCGCGAGCTGGACTTGATCACGGGGATTCACACCACAAGCTTCACCCGCGACGGCGTAACTTTCGTCCGCGCGGCCTTTGCCAGCCGCCCCGCACAGGTCGTGGTGTTTCGCTACACGGCCTCGAAAAAGAGCGCGCTCACGGGGAGCCTGCGCCTGAAATCGGGCCAGGGCGCGGCGGTGACCGCACGCGGCAACGAGCTGCTCTTTGACGGCGTCATGGCCAATGGGCTCAAGCATGCCGCTGTGGTGCGCGTGCTCACTACGGGCGGGAAGCTTGGCACGGAGGGCGATGCACTGACCTTCTCCGGCTGCGACTCGCTCACGCTCCTGCTCAATGCCCGCACGAGCTACAAGCCCGACTTTGCCAGTAACTGGCGCGGAGACGCCCCCCTGCCGCGCCTGCTAAACGAGCTCGCGGCGGCGCAGGGCAAGTCCTACACGGTGCTCAAGAACGCGCATACCAAAGACCTCACCGGCCTGCTGGGACGCGCGAGCCTGGAGCTGGGAGTGACCGATGCCGCGGTGCGCACCAAGCCCACCGACGAGCGCCTGAAGCTCTATGCCAAGGGCGGCAGCGACCCAGAACTCGAGGTCACGCTCTTCCAGTACGGGCGCTATCTGCTGGCGAGCTGCTCGCGGCCCGGCGGCCTGCCCGCGAACTTGCAAGGACTCTGGAACGAGAGCAACAACCCGGCGTGGGCATCGGACTACCACAACAATATCAATGTCCAGATGAACTACTGGGCCGCCGAGACCACCAACCTCTCCGAGTGCCACACGCCGCTCATGGACTACATTGTCGCACAGGCCGAGCCCTGCCGAATCGCGACCCGCCGGGCCTTTGGGGAGAAGACCCGCGGCTGGACCGCACGCACGAGCCAGAATATCTTCGGCGGCAATGGCTGGGAGTGGAACATCCCCGCGAGCGCCTGGTACGCCCAGCACGCCTGGGAGCACTACGCCTTCACGCTGGACAAAGCCTATCTCAAAAAGACCGCTTACCCGATTCTTAAGGAGGTCTGTCAGTACTGGGAGGACCACCTCAAGCGCCTCCCCGATGGCACGCTGGTCGCGCCCAATGGCTGGTCACCGGAGCACGGGCCGCACGAGGACGGCGTGATGATGGACCAGCAGCTGATCTGGGACCTCTTCCAGAACTACCTCGATGCCGCCAAGGCGCTGGGAGCCGACACCGACTACCAGGCGCGGATCGCCGAGATGCAGAGCAAACTGGCCCCCAATAAGATCGGAAGGTGGGGACAGCTCCAGGAGTGGCAGGCGGACCGCGACGATCCCAAGGACACGCACCGGCACACGTCGCACCTGTTTGCGGTCTACCCCGGGCGGCAGATCTCCCAGGAGAAGACTCCTGAGCTGGCAAGAGCGGCGATTAAGTCGCTTAGGGCGCGCTGCAACGACTACTCAGCCAGTGGAGATGAGACTGGTAAGCCCTTTGCCGTGGAGACGACCATTGGCGATAGCCGCCGCTCCTGGACCTGGCCGTGGCGCGCGTGCCTGTGGGCACGACTGGGCGAGAGCGAGCGTGCCTATATCTCCGTGCGCGGGCTGCTGACCTACAACACACTCCCCAACCTCTTTGCCAACCACCCGCCGTTTCAGCTCGATGGGAACTTCGGGATCTCGGCGGCGTTCGCGGAGATTCTCCTCCAGTCCCATGCCGGGGTGATCGAGCTGCTTCCCGCACTCCCCAAGGCCTGGGCCAAGAACGGCTCGTTCACCGGGCTGAAGGCGCGAGGGAATCTCACGGTGGACTGCACCTGGAAAGACGGCAAGGTGACGGCGTTTACGGTCTCCTCGCCCACACCCGCCTCGGTGCGGGTCGCGGTCAATGGGAAGGTGCAGGAGCTCAAGGCGCAGGTGCGGCACAAATGA
- a CDS encoding TrmH family RNA methyltransferase translates to MQKCKRLPSTTSSSSSTLALTELRRLLTSRDERERTGRFFADGLRPVVQALAAPGTRIEQLVLAPELLTNPLGESLRERLRHQRIPEVTLSASQYRQLSQLEEPQGVGVIVQRRPQRLSWLSPTDREFFVALDTIRSPGNLGTILRTMDAVGAAGLILIGGEIDPFDPRVVRATMGSLFSQRIVRTTEPEFAAWRAQHGVALVGTSPHAATSYRELAWPQRTALWLGGERAGLSQDQQAACDTVVRIPMVGTCDSLNVATAAAVLLYEVSFSRG, encoded by the coding sequence ATGCAAAAATGCAAACGTCTTCCTTCCACGACTTCTTCGTCTTCGTCAACTCTAGCTCTCACCGAGCTGCGGAGGCTTCTCACTAGCCGCGATGAGCGGGAGCGCACGGGGCGCTTCTTTGCCGATGGGCTCCGGCCCGTGGTGCAGGCGCTGGCCGCACCCGGCACCCGTATCGAGCAGCTGGTTCTCGCACCAGAACTGCTCACCAACCCCTTGGGCGAGTCGCTACGTGAGCGGCTTCGTCATCAGCGCATCCCGGAAGTGACCCTTTCGGCGTCGCAGTACCGCCAGCTTTCCCAGCTAGAGGAACCACAGGGCGTCGGCGTGATTGTCCAGCGGCGACCACAGAGGCTCAGCTGGCTCTCCCCCACCGACAGAGAGTTCTTTGTCGCCTTGGACACGATCCGCTCACCGGGCAACTTAGGGACGATTCTCCGAACGATGGACGCCGTGGGCGCGGCGGGGCTAATCTTGATCGGCGGCGAGATCGACCCGTTCGATCCTCGTGTGGTGCGCGCGACCATGGGCTCGCTCTTTTCCCAGCGCATTGTTCGGACCACGGAGCCTGAGTTTGCCGCGTGGCGGGCACAGCACGGGGTCGCGCTGGTGGGAACGTCGCCCCACGCCGCCACGTCCTACCGCGAGCTTGCCTGGCCGCAGCGCACGGCCTTGTGGCTGGGCGGCGAGCGGGCGGGCCTCTCACAGGACCAGCAAGCAGCGTGCGATACGGTCGTCCGCATCCCCATGGTCGGCACCTGCGACTCGCTCAATGTCGCCACCGCCGCCGCCGTGCTCCTCTACGAGGTATCATTTAGCCGGGGATAG
- a CDS encoding alpha/beta hydrolase has protein sequence MKKNALYALGLALTAGTTFAIARQTAPKANPDSQYRLGPDSLPQEGVPKGEIRGPFTLENCKSYPGTLHTYWVYVPAQYDPKVPTALMVFQDGQAFKNETGDIRAQNVLDNLIYRREIPTMLAVFINPGRTPEQPEANPREWGDRTTNRPTEYNSLDDRYARVITDELLPALEKDYNVSKDPEMRGIGGSSSGAIAAFTVAWERPNAFRKVLSNVGSFTNIRGGHKYPDIILKEKKKPIRVYLCDGRNDNRGFRGGKYDETWDWFLQNVRMQKALEKKGYDLNYTWGMNNHGQKFGGAVFPDMMRWLWRDGPVSTDPNDQVERDFRQPVVKKN, from the coding sequence ATGAAGAAAAATGCACTCTATGCGCTGGGTCTGGCACTGACTGCCGGAACCACCTTCGCCATCGCGCGCCAGACCGCGCCCAAGGCCAACCCGGACTCACAGTACCGACTTGGCCCCGATTCTCTGCCCCAAGAGGGCGTCCCCAAGGGCGAGATTCGTGGGCCGTTCACGCTGGAGAACTGCAAGTCCTACCCGGGGACGCTCCACACCTACTGGGTCTATGTCCCCGCCCAGTACGACCCCAAGGTGCCCACCGCGCTCATGGTCTTCCAGGACGGCCAGGCCTTCAAGAACGAGACCGGCGATATCCGCGCCCAGAATGTCCTAGACAACCTGATCTACCGCCGTGAGATTCCCACGATGCTTGCGGTCTTTATCAACCCCGGCCGCACCCCTGAGCAGCCCGAGGCCAACCCACGCGAGTGGGGTGACCGCACGACCAACCGCCCGACGGAGTACAACTCGCTCGACGACCGCTACGCCCGGGTCATCACCGACGAGCTCCTGCCCGCGCTGGAGAAGGACTACAATGTCTCCAAGGACCCCGAGATGCGCGGGATCGGCGGCTCCAGCTCCGGCGCGATTGCGGCGTTCACGGTGGCGTGGGAGCGGCCCAATGCGTTTCGCAAGGTGCTGAGCAATGTCGGGAGCTTCACCAATATCCGTGGCGGCCACAAGTACCCCGATATCATCCTCAAGGAGAAGAAGAAACCGATCCGGGTCTACCTCTGCGACGGTCGCAACGACAACCGGGGCTTCCGTGGGGGCAAGTACGACGAGACCTGGGACTGGTTCTTGCAGAACGTGCGGATGCAGAAAGCGCTGGAAAAGAAGGGCTATGACCTGAACTACACCTGGGGGATGAACAACCACGGGCAGAAGTTCGGCGGCGCGGTCTTCCCCGACATGATGCGCTGGCTCTGGCGCGACGGCCCCGTCTCCACCGATCCCAACGACCAAGTCGAGCGCGACTTCCGCCAGCCTGTGGTCAAGAAGAACTAG
- a CDS encoding DUF1552 domain-containing protein, giving the protein MYLSRNHLSRRTLLRGAGAALALPLLDAMTPALASPQQRKKAPLRLVFCYVPNGIIMPDWTPKQLGSNFELPRILKPLEAHRESLLLLSGLADHNGNELGDGAGDHARAGASFLTGVHCKKTSGADIQGGVSADQIAARAFASQTRFASLELGCEDSRTVGNCDSGYSCAYTNSISWRSPTTPMPPEVNPRAVFERLFGTEDFRLDPATRARRLSYRKSILDLVREDTQSLLGTLGQADRRKIDEYLTSVREIEVRIQNVERNNKIEAPGIDKPNGIPVLFADYVTLMFDLQVAAFKTDSTRVSTLMLGREGSMRTYPELNIADSHHPLTHHRNNPQFIERVAQINTHHTTLFARYLDQLKATPDGEGSLLDNCMIVYGSGISDGNRHTHENLPILVAGRGGGSIKTGRHLAYEQETPVANLYMTLLDRAGVRPDSIGDSTGTLTQLGQI; this is encoded by the coding sequence ATGTATCTCTCACGTAACCATCTCTCGCGGCGGACACTGCTCAGAGGCGCGGGTGCCGCACTGGCGTTGCCGCTACTCGATGCCATGACCCCGGCGCTGGCCTCGCCGCAGCAGCGCAAGAAAGCCCCGCTTCGGCTGGTGTTTTGCTATGTCCCCAACGGGATTATCATGCCGGACTGGACTCCCAAACAGCTTGGGAGCAACTTCGAGCTGCCCCGGATTCTCAAGCCACTGGAGGCGCATCGGGAGAGCCTGCTCCTCCTCTCCGGGCTGGCGGACCACAACGGCAACGAGCTAGGCGATGGTGCGGGTGACCACGCACGCGCAGGGGCGTCGTTCTTGACCGGGGTTCACTGCAAGAAGACCAGCGGCGCGGATATTCAGGGGGGAGTCTCGGCGGACCAGATCGCGGCGCGCGCCTTTGCATCGCAGACCCGCTTTGCATCGCTGGAGCTGGGCTGTGAGGACTCGCGCACCGTGGGCAACTGCGACTCGGGGTACTCGTGCGCCTACACCAACAGCATCTCCTGGCGCAGCCCCACCACCCCCATGCCGCCCGAGGTCAATCCACGCGCCGTCTTTGAGCGCCTCTTTGGCACGGAGGACTTCCGGCTCGATCCCGCCACCCGGGCCCGCCGCCTGAGCTACCGCAAGAGCATCTTGGACCTAGTGCGCGAGGACACCCAGAGCCTGCTAGGGACGCTTGGGCAGGCCGACCGGCGCAAGATCGACGAGTATCTGACATCGGTGCGGGAGATCGAGGTACGCATCCAGAATGTGGAGCGCAACAACAAGATCGAGGCTCCGGGAATCGACAAGCCCAATGGGATTCCGGTGCTCTTTGCGGACTACGTCACCCTGATGTTCGACCTACAGGTAGCCGCGTTCAAGACCGACTCCACCCGCGTCTCGACCCTGATGCTGGGGCGCGAGGGGAGCATGCGCACCTACCCCGAGCTCAATATCGCCGATAGCCACCACCCGCTGACCCACCACCGCAACAACCCCCAGTTTATCGAGAGGGTTGCCCAGATCAACACGCACCACACGACCCTCTTTGCACGCTATCTCGATCAGCTCAAGGCCACTCCCGATGGCGAGGGCAGCCTGCTCGATAACTGCATGATTGTCTACGGAAGCGGGATCAGCGACGGTAACCGTCACACCCATGAGAACCTCCCGATCCTGGTCGCGGGTCGGGGTGGCGGGAGCATCAAGACCGGGCGCCATCTCGCCTACGAGCAGGAGACTCCGGTGGCGAACCTCTACATGACCCTTCTAGATCGCGCCGGAGTCCGCCCCGACTCCATCGGCGATAGCACGGGTACCCTCACCCAACTGGGGCAGATATAA
- a CDS encoding DUF1592 domain-containing protein: MRSWHLWGPPLSLSLLVSMAGLPTLGNQTTKTAPAPSLEQAVGPYFAKHCVTCHDTANKAGGLDLKALQKPNSTQHAREAWESVLQKVQTGEMPPKGLPRPTPTENAAVIRRIQSALEQADKALPSNSGRVTAHRLNRAEYNNTVQELLGVEFRPADDFPQDDSGYGFDNIGDVLSLSSSQMEKYVAAAEKIARTAVFGPERLAPTLARHEAGGRDIPLRTDVPARYDETGLNLPNALHTTHRFPVNGEYLFKLGLNGTRPLGSEPLAFTLWLDGKKVQTLTIDAEGGSGFTFDRQDLAGRTLECRLKVSAGDHWLAATIERLYEGLPPSCGGPNPSKRKVTPREFKLPPGFPPERVAEFRKRFEERQKEKPQLNDARVNSLEIGGPYAQAVGPRDTSLRKVFVCGHPRGGHTAACTPKILKSLASRAFRRPATPKELDRLAQLVALAQKSGDSYEEGISLALQAVLVSPHFLFRIERDQPTAKPSTAHPITQHELASRLSYFLWSSMPDDTLRACADSQTLRKPEVLQAQIKRMLQSPKAHALAENFAGQWLQFRALESVKPDRERFPGFDNYLRMSMRQETELFFDSIVKDDQSILTLLLGKYTFLNERLAGFYGIPGVTGPTFRRVDLTGTKRGGILTQASVLTVTSYPNRTSPVLRGKWILENILNAPPPNPPPGVPNLDVSAVGSSLSLRQQLEEHRKNPTCASCHARMDPLGFGLENFDAIGAWRKSDGTVAIDASGSLPDGRRFDGAEGLKTILQADRAKFVDCFTTKLLTYALGRGLERYDRPTVQEIVRRSAAQNYKFSSLVEEIVTSKPFQLRQGKGTP, encoded by the coding sequence ATGCGCTCATGGCATCTCTGGGGGCCGCCGCTGAGCCTCTCCCTTCTCGTCAGCATGGCAGGGTTGCCGACCTTGGGGAACCAAACCACCAAAACCGCGCCGGCTCCGTCGCTGGAGCAGGCAGTGGGGCCGTACTTTGCCAAGCACTGCGTAACCTGCCACGACACGGCCAACAAGGCGGGGGGGCTCGATCTCAAGGCGCTCCAGAAACCCAACTCCACGCAGCACGCGCGGGAGGCCTGGGAGAGCGTTCTCCAGAAAGTCCAGACGGGAGAGATGCCTCCCAAGGGGCTGCCAAGACCGACGCCAACCGAGAACGCGGCGGTGATCCGGCGGATTCAGAGTGCTCTGGAGCAGGCGGACAAGGCTCTGCCCAGCAACTCTGGGCGCGTGACAGCCCACCGGCTCAATCGCGCGGAGTACAACAACACGGTTCAGGAGCTCCTCGGCGTGGAGTTTCGCCCCGCAGATGACTTCCCTCAGGACGACTCGGGCTACGGTTTTGATAATATCGGAGATGTCCTCTCGCTCTCGTCGTCGCAGATGGAGAAGTATGTCGCCGCCGCCGAGAAGATCGCGCGGACGGCTGTCTTTGGCCCCGAGCGGCTCGCCCCGACGCTAGCGCGCCACGAAGCGGGGGGCAGGGATATCCCCCTTCGCACAGACGTCCCCGCCCGCTACGATGAGACGGGTCTCAACCTGCCCAATGCCCTGCACACCACCCATCGCTTCCCCGTGAATGGCGAGTATCTCTTCAAGCTGGGGCTCAACGGGACACGTCCCCTGGGCTCCGAGCCGCTTGCCTTTACGCTCTGGCTCGACGGTAAAAAAGTCCAGACCCTCACGATTGATGCAGAAGGCGGCTCGGGCTTTACCTTTGACCGGCAAGACCTCGCCGGCAGAACCCTGGAGTGTCGCCTCAAGGTGAGCGCGGGCGACCACTGGCTCGCGGCGACCATAGAGCGGCTCTATGAAGGGCTCCCCCCCAGCTGTGGGGGCCCGAATCCCTCCAAGCGCAAGGTCACGCCACGGGAGTTCAAGCTCCCTCCCGGCTTTCCCCCGGAGCGGGTCGCCGAGTTCCGCAAGCGCTTCGAGGAGCGCCAGAAAGAAAAGCCCCAGCTCAACGATGCCCGTGTCAACTCTCTGGAGATCGGTGGCCCCTACGCACAGGCTGTCGGACCACGTGACACCAGCCTGCGCAAGGTCTTTGTCTGTGGCCACCCACGCGGTGGGCACACGGCAGCCTGCACCCCCAAGATCCTCAAGAGCCTCGCCAGCCGCGCGTTCCGTCGCCCCGCAACCCCAAAAGAGCTGGACCGCCTCGCCCAGCTTGTCGCACTGGCCCAGAAAAGTGGCGACTCCTACGAAGAGGGGATCTCCCTGGCGCTCCAGGCGGTCCTGGTCTCTCCGCATTTTCTCTTTCGCATCGAGCGGGACCAGCCCACGGCAAAGCCCAGCACCGCCCACCCGATCACCCAGCACGAGCTGGCCAGCCGCCTCTCGTACTTTCTCTGGAGCAGCATGCCCGACGATACCCTGCGGGCGTGCGCCGACTCCCAGACCCTGCGCAAGCCCGAGGTTCTTCAGGCACAGATCAAGCGCATGCTCCAGTCTCCCAAGGCCCATGCGCTCGCGGAGAACTTCGCCGGGCAGTGGCTCCAGTTCCGGGCGCTGGAGTCCGTCAAGCCCGACCGTGAGCGCTTCCCGGGCTTCGACAACTACCTGCGGATGTCCATGCGCCAGGAGACCGAGCTGTTCTTCGATAGCATTGTCAAGGACGACCAGAGTATTCTGACGCTCTTGCTGGGCAAGTACACCTTTCTCAATGAGCGCCTAGCGGGCTTCTACGGGATTCCCGGAGTCACCGGCCCCACATTTCGGCGCGTGGACCTCACCGGGACCAAGCGCGGGGGAATCTTGACCCAGGCCAGCGTCCTCACCGTCACGTCGTATCCCAACCGAACATCGCCGGTGCTCCGCGGCAAGTGGATCCTGGAGAACATTCTCAATGCGCCGCCCCCCAACCCACCACCGGGCGTGCCCAATTTGGATGTCTCCGCCGTGGGCTCCTCCCTCTCGCTCCGCCAGCAGCTAGAAGAGCACCGCAAGAACCCCACCTGCGCATCGTGCCACGCCCGCATGGACCCGCTGGGCTTCGGGCTGGAGAACTTCGATGCGATCGGTGCGTGGCGCAAGAGCGATGGTACGGTCGCGATCGACGCGTCGGGCTCGCTCCCCGATGGGCGTCGCTTCGACGGTGCCGAGGGCCTCAAGACGATCTTACAGGCGGACCGCGCCAAGTTTGTCGATTGCTTCACCACGAAGCTGCTCACCTACGCACTGGGTCGTGGCCTAGAGCGCTACGACCGCCCGACGGTCCAAGAGATCGTCCGCCGCAGTGCAGCCCAAAACTACAAATTCTCAAGCCTGGTGGAGGAGATTGTCACCAGCAAGCCATTTCAGCTACGACAAGGAAAGGGTACTCCGTGA
- the mdh gene encoding malate dehydrogenase gives MRKKVSIIGAGFVGSTCAHWIASKELADVVLIDIFGGVAKGKALDLLQAGPVEGYDLDITGGDDFAAMEGSDIVILTSGAPRKPGMTREDLVAVNAEITASNVEKIKQYAPNSIILIVNNPMDTMATLAWKVSGFPKNRVIGQGGVLDTARYRTFLAKEIGCSVEDIQAMLLGGHGDEMVPLPSYTTVAGIPVTHFIPEDKLSAIVERAKKGGAEIVALLEKGSAYYAPAAATVEMVEAILKDKKRILPCSCLLEGEYGVSGTFFGVPTLLGAGGIEKIIEVPLTDEEKAGVAKSAALVRSSCDVLQEKYNIFG, from the coding sequence ATGCGCAAGAAAGTTTCGATTATCGGTGCGGGTTTTGTCGGCTCAACCTGCGCCCACTGGATCGCCTCCAAAGAGTTAGCCGACGTCGTTTTAATTGACATCTTCGGGGGTGTCGCGAAGGGTAAGGCTCTGGACCTGCTCCAGGCGGGACCGGTCGAGGGCTACGATCTCGATATCACCGGCGGCGATGACTTCGCCGCGATGGAGGGCTCCGACATCGTGATTCTCACGTCGGGCGCGCCTCGCAAGCCCGGCATGACCCGTGAGGACCTGGTTGCGGTCAATGCGGAGATCACGGCCAGCAATGTCGAGAAGATCAAGCAGTACGCCCCCAACTCGATCATCTTGATCGTCAACAACCCCATGGACACCATGGCCACTCTGGCGTGGAAGGTCTCGGGCTTCCCCAAGAACCGCGTGATCGGCCAGGGCGGCGTCTTGGACACCGCGCGCTATCGGACATTCCTCGCCAAGGAGATCGGCTGCTCGGTGGAAGATATCCAGGCCATGCTGCTCGGCGGCCACGGCGACGAGATGGTTCCCCTGCCCTCCTACACCACGGTGGCAGGCATCCCCGTGACCCACTTCATCCCCGAGGACAAGCTCAGCGCCATTGTTGAGCGTGCCAAGAAAGGCGGCGCGGAGATTGTCGCGCTGCTGGAGAAGGGCTCGGCCTACTACGCCCCCGCCGCCGCGACCGTCGAGATGGTCGAGGCGATCCTCAAGGACAAGAAGCGTATTCTTCCCTGCTCGTGCCTCCTCGAGGGTGAGTACGGTGTCTCCGGCACGTTCTTCGGCGTCCCGACACTGCTGGGCGCGGGTGGCATCGAGAAGATCATCGAAGTGCCCCTGACCGACGAGGAGAAGGCCGGGGTCGCCAAGTCCGCCGCCCTCGTGCGCTCGTCGTGCGATGTGCTGCAAGAGAAGTATAATATCTTCGGATAA
- a CDS encoding DUF1501 domain-containing protein yields MSGNFCKRTRREFLWEAGAGFTGLALSGMLGMDGFLPKRAEANTGGKKKAKSVIFLFMYGGPSQVDTFDYKPELVKGDGKTVNIKSFRQAGKTIPLTLMGPKWKFKQYGQCGKYVSDLFPHVGALSDDIAYLHSVYSDSPIHGSAMLQMNSGKILSGSPSLGTWVNYGLGFDAKELPGFVVMLDTTGGPISGAKNWSSGYMPAKFQGTVLRSAGDPILDLSRPQGMAPELQRELLDAIGDLNQAHRKPREDNSNLAARVASYELAFQMQRTAPEAVDISKEPEHIKELYGLNDAATKDFGFRCLLARRMVERGVPFIQLYAGGGNTDFLNFWDAHGNIVPNHNRNAGRVDKPIAGLLKDLKQRGLLDDTLVVWGGEFGRTAHATGDGRDHNSYGFTMWMAGGGIKGGVSYGESDELGYAAAVNPTPVKRVHATILHQLGLDPNNLTYFYGGLSQKLVGVEGAEPIKEIIA; encoded by the coding sequence ATGAGCGGTAATTTCTGTAAGCGGACACGACGAGAGTTTCTGTGGGAGGCCGGGGCAGGCTTCACGGGGCTCGCGCTCAGCGGGATGCTGGGCATGGACGGCTTCCTTCCCAAGCGTGCCGAGGCCAACACGGGCGGCAAAAAGAAAGCGAAGTCTGTCATCTTTTTATTCATGTACGGCGGTCCCAGCCAGGTCGATACCTTCGACTACAAGCCCGAGCTCGTAAAAGGCGATGGCAAGACCGTCAATATTAAGAGCTTCCGCCAGGCCGGCAAGACCATTCCCCTGACCCTCATGGGGCCTAAGTGGAAGTTCAAGCAGTACGGCCAGTGCGGCAAGTATGTCTCCGATCTCTTCCCCCATGTCGGGGCGCTCTCCGACGACATTGCCTACCTCCACTCGGTCTACTCCGACTCGCCGATCCATGGCTCCGCGATGCTGCAGATGAACTCGGGCAAGATCCTCTCGGGCTCGCCCAGCTTGGGAACCTGGGTCAACTACGGCCTGGGCTTCGATGCCAAGGAGCTCCCTGGCTTTGTGGTGATGCTCGATACCACCGGCGGCCCGATCTCCGGTGCGAAGAACTGGTCCAGCGGCTACATGCCCGCTAAGTTCCAGGGGACGGTCTTGCGCTCCGCGGGCGACCCCATTCTCGACCTCTCCCGGCCGCAGGGCATGGCCCCCGAGCTCCAGCGCGAGCTGCTCGATGCGATCGGCGACCTCAACCAGGCGCACCGCAAGCCCCGTGAGGACAACTCAAATCTTGCGGCCCGTGTCGCCAGCTACGAGCTCGCCTTCCAGATGCAGCGCACCGCCCCCGAGGCCGTGGACATTAGCAAGGAGCCCGAGCACATCAAGGAGCTGTATGGCCTCAACGATGCCGCGACCAAGGACTTTGGCTTCCGGTGCCTGCTGGCGCGGCGCATGGTCGAGCGGGGGGTTCCGTTTATCCAGCTCTACGCCGGCGGTGGGAACACGGACTTTCTGAACTTCTGGGACGCGCACGGCAATATCGTCCCCAACCACAACCGCAACGCCGGGCGCGTGGACAAGCCAATCGCGGGGCTGCTTAAGGACCTCAAGCAGCGCGGGCTCTTGGACGACACGCTGGTGGTCTGGGGCGGCGAGTTCGGGCGCACCGCCCACGCGACCGGCGATGGCCGCGACCACAACTCCTACGGCTTCACGATGTGGATGGCGGGCGGTGGCATCAAGGGCGGGGTCAGCTACGGCGAGAGCGACGAGCTGGGCTACGCGGCCGCGGTCAACCCAACGCCCGTCAAGCGTGTCCACGCCACAATCTTGCATCAGCTAGGCCTCGATCCCAACAACCTGACCTACTTCTACGGCGGCCTGAGCCAGAAGCTGGTCGGGGTGGAGGGCGCCGAGCCCATCAAAGAGATCATCGCGTAG